A window of Hevea brasiliensis isolate MT/VB/25A 57/8 chromosome 14, ASM3005281v1, whole genome shotgun sequence contains these coding sequences:
- the LOC131172814 gene encoding L-type lectin-domain containing receptor kinase IX.1-like gives MEIHLPSCFILIFYLFTFLFRVQTTIDRTSFTLPDMQDTKDIRFEGDAYAASGVIELTLSNDTITDQSVGRATYVKPMHLWDNTSGNLVVADFSTHFSMAINSEGCKYIKGYGLTFFLSSNESVLLPESGGGKLGLVSYNTNENPNFVAVEFDTFQDDVDPKHIDDHIGIDLNRLSSEKYLEWPRNDIPIGGRVNVSIYYEASSKNLSVSVRNGHSETNTSIEYSLSCPVDLQQYLPAWVRFGFSAATSLTIFETNQIYSWDFSSTLSLPESVAHPPSPQVTTPTSVTPSTEVGMPISGKRESKTWLWGLLGIGGLVLVLGLVWFGFWMKRTKQREGRRKGTGEDFEMEIVPRSSSETFQREIGPRRFSYKELEVATNNFAHDQLLGKGGFGIVYMGLLSDGNSRVAVKRITSDSQQGLKEYTTEVKTISRLRHRNLVQLIGCCHKAQELLIVYEYMPNKSLDVHLFNKKYLLTWEKRYGIALGLASALLYLQEECERCVLHRDIKSSNVLLDSNFNAKLGDFGLARLVEHGQRTDTTKLIGTDGYVAPEYLQSRKATKESDVYSFGIVALEIASGRPAFKEVDDGNVMTNRMKLVDWVWEQYRSGNIFAAVDPQLIQNYYKEEMERLIVVGLACAHPNYADRPSIREANEILLKNKAPSDVLSSKFASYQAYMNTFSGSPPFACNTGTSVNSQSSATASTSN, from the coding sequence ATGGAAATCCATTTGCCTTCCTGTTTTATTTTGATCTTTTACTTGTTTACCTTCCTTTTCCGAGTCCAAACAACCATAGATCGAACAAGCTTCACTTTGCCAGATATGCAAGATACGAAAGACATCAGGTTCGAGGGAGACGCTTACGCAGCAAGCGGAGTCATTGAACTCACACTATCTAACGACACCATAACTGACCAAAGCGTTGGTCGAGCCACTTATGTCAAGCCAATGCACTTGTGGGACAATACCTCTGGGAATCTTGTAGTTGCAGACTTCTCTACACACTTTTCCATGGCTATTAACTCCGAAGGTTGTAAGTATATTAAAGGTTATGGattaacatttttcctttcttccaACGAATCGGTACTCCTGCCTGAATCCGGTGGTGGAAAACTTGGTCTTGTCAGCTACAATACCAACGAGAATCCTAACTTTGTTGCTGTGGAATTTGACACGTTTCAAGATGATGTCGACCCAAAACATATTGATGATCATATTGGTATTGATCTCAACCGATTGTCTTCTGAAAAATACCTGGAATGGCCGAGGAATGATATTCCTATTGGAGGAAGAGTTAATGTTTCAATTTATTATGAAGCTAGCTCAAAAAACCTAAGTGTTAGTGTTAGAAATGGTCACTCTGAAACAAACACGAGTATTGAGTATAGTCTTAGTTGCCCGGTAGACTTACAGCAATACTTACCCGCATGGGTTAGATTTGGGTTCTCAGCAGCCACCTCACTGACTATTTTTGAAACAAACCAGATTTACTCATGGGATTTTAGCTCAACCTTGTCACTTCCTGAAAGTGTAGCCCATCCGCCTAGTCCACAAGTGACTACACCGACTTCTGTAACCCCTTCTACAGAAGTAGGAATGCCAATCTCTGGAAAGAGAGAGAGTAAAACATGGTTATGGGGTCTCTTGGGTATTGGTGGGCTGgttttggttttaggtttggtttggtttggaTTCTGGATGAAGAGGACAAAACAAAGAGAAGGAAGGCGTAAGGGAACAGGTGAAGACTTTGAGATGGAGATCGTACCAAGGAGCTCAAGTGAAACTTTTCAGAGGGAGATCGGACCAAGGAGATTTTCCTACAAGGAATTAGAAGTTGCAACTAATAACTTTGCACATGACCAGTTGCTTGGAAAGGGAGGGTTTGGAATTGTTTATATGGGTTTGTTAAGTGACGGGAATTCTCGTGTTGCTGTGAAAAGGATAACTTCAGATTCGCAACAAGGGCTGAAAGAGTATACAACGGAAGTGAAAACCATTAGCCGATTGAGGCATAGGAACTTGGTCCAACTTATTGGCTGCTGCCATAAAGCTCAAGAACTCCTCATTGTTTATGAATATATGCCAAATAAGAGCCTGGATGTCCATcttttcaataaaaaatatttgttGACATGGGAGAAGAGGTACGGCATAGCTTTGGGCTTGGCCTCTGCTCTGCTTTACCTGCAAGAAGAATGCGAACGGTGCGTGCTGCACCGTGATATCAAGTCAAGCAATGTCTTGCTGGATTCTAATTTCAATGCTAAGCTTGGTGATTTTGGACTGGCTAGACTTGTCGAACACGGCCAGAGGACAGACACCACGAAGTTGATTGGGACTGATGGGTACGTAGCGCCGGAGTATCTTCAAAGCAGAAAGGCTACCAAGGAATCAGACGTCTACAGCTTTGGCATAGTTGCTTTGGAAATAGCAAGCGGAAGGCCTGCTTTCAAAGAAGTTGATGATGGAAATGTTATGACAAATAGGATGAAATTGGTGGACTGGGTTTGGGAGCAATATCGAAGTGGAAATATTTTTGCTGCAGTTGACCCACaattaatccaaaattattacaaggAAGAGATGGAAAGATTGATTGTTGTTGGGCTCGCTTGTGCTCATCCAAATTATGCAGATCGTCCATCAATTAGGGAAGCAAAcgaaatattactaaaaaataaAGCTCCATCAgatgttttgtcctcaaaatttgccTCCTATCAAGCTTACATGAATACATTCTCCGGATCTCCACCATTTGCATGCAACACTGGCACTAGTGTCAACAGCCAGTCCTCAGCCACTGCTTCAACTTCTAATTAA